Sequence from the Rhodanobacter sp. genome:
ACTCATTCCCCTTCACCCTCCTGCCAGCGCAGCACCGTGTACGGCTGCGACCTCGAACTGCCGGGCTGCAGACGGATGGTGGCGCGGATCACCGCGCGCGTGCCGTCGGCCAGCTCGGCCTGCGAACGAATACTATGCGTGATCCCGCCGCCGATAGGGAGTGCGCCGGCATTGGCGTTTTGGTTTCGTGCGGCTTGCAGGCTCTGCAGCTGCTGCGGAGTCATCCCGGGAATCGCGGCCAGCGCCAGCGGCGGTGCGGTCTCGGGGTTGGGTATGGCGCGGCCGGACCAGATCGTGATGGCCGGCTCCACCTTCTGATACAGCTCCGGCGTCATGCCCAGCACCTGCTGCACTTCCTCCAGCGTGGCGAACGGGCCGTGGCGCGGGCCGTAGGCACGGCCGGCGGCGGTGTACTCGGCGCGCAGGCTATCCGCCTGCGTGGAGTTGGCCGTGAAGCTGCGCCAGTCCACGATGTTGGCGGCAAGCTTGTCGGCTGCCGTCGCGTCCAGCCCGGCGGCGCGGAACAAGGCCTGCAATACCTGCGGCGAGGCGGCATTGAGATCGACCTTGCCGTCCTCGTCGACGATCGACACCTGCACCTTGGCATCGTCGAACGCGAAGGGATACATGCGCCCGTCGCCCGACCAGTGCTGCTTGGGGTCGGTCTGCAACAGGGCGTAGATCGCGCGCATCACTCCCGCCTCGGCGGCGTAGTGCGCGCGCGTGCGCTCGAACTGGTAGCGCGTCTGCAGCGCCGCCGTGCGCGCGAGCGTGGCGTAGCCGCCCAGCACGATCGCCAGCAAGGTGCACGCCCACAGCACCAGCAGCAGGGCCACGCCGCGTTGCCGCCTCATCGCGCGCCTCACGGCAGGCTGCCCGGCAGCAGGCCGATGCGCCCGACCACGGCGGCGGCGTCCACGCGCAGCGGGATGTCCAGCTCGGGCCAGTCGTCGCCGCCCTGCAGCTTCAGCCTGATGCGCACCAGCTGCGGCAGGCGCGCTCCGTCGGGCCAGTCGCCGCCCCACGGCAGCAACTGGTTGGTCGCGTCGCGGCCGCGGTAGCTGAAGCCGCCCTTGGCGATGTGGTCCAGCAATACCTGCGGCTCGCCCAGCGGCTTCGGCGGCTGGCCGTCCGGCGGCAGCAGCGACAGTTGCAGTTCCAGCCGCAGCCCGTCCTTGCCGTCGTCCACCAGCCGCAGCACCTGCAGCTGCGGCCCCAGCTTGCCGAGGTAGCCGGGCAACGGCGCCACGTAGCGCATCTCGTGCTCGCTGCCGATGAAGTAGATCGGCGTGCCGCGGTCGTCGCGCTTGATCGGCTGCGCCAGCGCCTGCGACAACTCGCTGCGCAGGAAGCGCTGCGCCGAGCCGATTTCGTCGACGCGCGCGATCGCCGCGCTGCCCGAGCGCGCACCGTGGATCGCGCTGCGCACGCCGCCGTACACCGCCACCAGCAGCAACGCGAGCAGGATCAGCGCACCCAGCACTTCCAGCAGGGTGAAGCCGCGTTGCCGGCTCATGGCGAACCGCCCGGCGGCGCCGGCGGCTTGCCGAGGCGCAGGGTGTCGAAATGCGCGACCTGCGGATGCGCTTCGCCGCCCCATCGCACCGTCAAGTCCAGCCGGTACAGCTGCGCCGTCCCGCCGGGCGGCACGCCGGGAACCTGCCACGGCGTCACCGCCAGGGTCCAGCGATAGCGCTTGTCGAAAGCCCCGCTGAGGGTGCCCGGCACCAGCGGCTCGGTGACGAAGGCGCTGTCGAGCAGGCTGCGCGCATGCAGGGCCGCCTCGTCGTGCGCCGCCGCGTTGCGCGACAGCTCGATCGCGCCGCCCGCCACCTTCATCAGCGCGGCGAAGGCGATCGCCAGCAGCAGCATCGCGGCGATCACCTCGAGCAGGCTGAAACCATGCTGGCGGGACGCGCGCGTCACTTCTGCGCCACCCGGTCCACCACCGCCACTTCGCCGGTGAGCCACGACACGTTGATGCGCCATTGGCGGCTGCCGCTGGTGAGCACGATGTGGCCGCCGGTGGAACTGCCGTCGGGAAAGAAACGGATGCGTCCGGTGTGTTCGTTCGGGCGGTCTTCCAGCGCGCTGGTAATGGCGATCTTGAGGCCCGCGGGCAGCCTGACGCCCGTGCGCTTGGGGTCGCTCCAGGTGCCGTTGCGGATGTCCACGTCGAACACCTGCTGCTTGCCCTGCACGATGGCCTGCGCGCGGGTGGCGCGCAGCGCGGCGGCGATCTCGCCGCTGGCCGCGTTGATGCGCGCGCTGGCCAGGCCTTGCGTCACCGAGAACGACACCGCCGCCGCCGCGATGCCGATCAGCAGGATCACCACCAGCATCTCCAGCAGGGTGAAGCCGCGCGGACCGCAACGCATGCCCGCCCTTGCACGCAAGGGCGCAGGCGACCGGGCGTGGCGCGTCGCGCGACCCATGACTGCGCCGTTACTGCCAGTTGCCCACGTCCTTGTCGTAGCCGTCGCCGCCGGGCTTGCCGTCGCGGCCGTAGAAGATCAGGTCGAAGTTGCCGTGCTCGCCGGGGTACTTGTAGCCGAACGCATGGCCCCACGGATCCTTGAGTTCGGATTCCTTCGCATACGGCCCCTGCCAGTTCGCGGCATTGGCCGGCTTGGTGACCAGGTCTTCCAGCTGCTGCGGCGGCGTGCCGTTGTCGAGCGCGTAGTTCTCGATCTTCTGGCTCAGCGTCACCAGCTGCGCCTTGCCCGCGCCGTATTTGCCCTTGTCCATGTTCTTGCCGACCTGGGTCACCACCACTGCGCCGACCACGCCGATCAGCACGATCACCGCGAGCATTTCCAGCAGGGTGAAGCCGGCGGCGCGCCGGATGGAACGAATGCGTTTGTGTTGCATGCAAGACCTCGTCATGTCGAATTCCGTAACGGTGCGATGGCTACTGGATGTTGCTGGTCAAACTGAGCAGCGGCAGCAGGATCGCCGCCATGATCAGGCCCACCAGCACGGTCATCACCACGGTGAGCGCGGGGACCAGGGCGGCCAGCAGGCGGTCGATGGAGCGGCGGCTTTCCAGCTCGAAGGTGTCGGCCACCTTGAGCAGCATGCCGTCGAGTTCGCCGGCTTCCTCGCCCACCTGCACCATCTGCAGGGCGAGCCGCGGGAACAGCTTGGTCTGGCCCAGCGCGAAGCCGAGACCGGAGCCTTCCTTCACCTGGTCGTGCGCCTGCGCCAGCGCCGCGTCGAGCGCGCGGTTGGCGGTGACCTGCCGCGCGATGGCCAGCGCGCCCAGCAGCGGCACGCCGTTCTTGAGCAGGGTGCCCAGCGTGCGCGCGATACGCGCGGTCTGCACCTTGAGCAGCAGCGGGCCGGCCACCCGCAGGCGCAGCAGGCGCGCATCCCAGGCCAGCCGCACGGCCGGCTCGCGCAGGCGCAGGCGCAGGAAGAAAGCGCCGCCGGCCAACAGCAGCACGATCAGCCACCACCACGACTGCAGGGTCTGCCCCAGCACCAGCACCGCCTGGGTGATCCACGGCAGCGGCACCTGCATGTCCGAAAAGATCGGCACGAACTGCGGCACCACGTAGGCCAGCAGCAGCACCAGCGACCCCAGCACGCCCACCAGCAGGAAGGCCGGGTAGATC
This genomic interval carries:
- a CDS encoding prepilin-type N-terminal cleavage/methylation domain-containing protein, with translation MSRQRGFTLLEVLGALILLALLLVAVYGGVRSAIHGARSGSAAIARVDEIGSAQRFLRSELSQALAQPIKRDDRGTPIYFIGSEHEMRYVAPLPGYLGKLGPQLQVLRLVDDGKDGLRLELQLSLLPPDGQPPKPLGEPQVLLDHIAKGGFSYRGRDATNQLLPWGGDWPDGARLPQLVRIRLKLQGGDDWPELDIPLRVDAAAVVGRIGLLPGSLP
- a CDS encoding prepilin-type N-terminal cleavage/methylation domain-containing protein — its product is MRCGPRGFTLLEMLVVILLIGIAAAAVSFSVTQGLASARINAASGEIAAALRATRAQAIVQGKQQVFDVDIRNGTWSDPKRTGVRLPAGLKIAITSALEDRPNEHTGRIRFFPDGSSTGGHIVLTSGSRQWRINVSWLTGEVAVVDRVAQK
- a CDS encoding type II secretion system protein GspK yields the protein MRRQRGVALLLVLWACTLLAIVLGGYATLARTAALQTRYQFERTRAHYAAEAGVMRAIYALLQTDPKQHWSGDGRMYPFAFDDAKVQVSIVDEDGKVDLNAASPQVLQALFRAAGLDATAADKLAANIVDWRSFTANSTQADSLRAEYTAAGRAYGPRHGPFATLEEVQQVLGMTPELYQKVEPAITIWSGRAIPNPETAPPLALAAIPGMTPQQLQSLQAARNQNANAGALPIGGGITHSIRSQAELADGTRAVIRATIRLQPGSSRSQPYTVLRWQEGEGE
- a CDS encoding type II secretion system F family protein, which codes for MSQFQYKAISHTGEVLQGQMEAASVDEVVAHLQDQGHTPLEAKPADAMGGGSGLAALFKRGPFSGDQLAQFTHQLATLLGAGQPLDRALGILLDLPEGERAKKLIERVRDRVRGGMTLSQALDEEHGAFPRLYIALVRAGEAGGSLEETLRRLADYLERSQELRGSIINSLIYPAFLLVGVLGSLVLLLAYVVPQFVPIFSDMQVPLPWITQAVLVLGQTLQSWWWLIVLLLAGGAFFLRLRLREPAVRLAWDARLLRLRVAGPLLLKVQTARIARTLGTLLKNGVPLLGALAIARQVTANRALDAALAQAHDQVKEGSGLGFALGQTKLFPRLALQMVQVGEEAGELDGMLLKVADTFELESRRSIDRLLAALVPALTVVMTVLVGLIMAAILLPLLSLTSNIQ
- the gspG gene encoding type II secretion system major pseudopilin GspG → MQHKRIRSIRRAAGFTLLEMLAVIVLIGVVGAVVVTQVGKNMDKGKYGAGKAQLVTLSQKIENYALDNGTPPQQLEDLVTKPANAANWQGPYAKESELKDPWGHAFGYKYPGEHGNFDLIFYGRDGKPGGDGYDKDVGNWQ